A portion of the Thermosipho africanus Ob7 genome contains these proteins:
- a CDS encoding ABC transporter ATP-binding protein, giving the protein MLLKVENLKKYYKSKKAVDGISFKVDKGEIFALLGPNGAGKTTTLKCIIGLRKKDDGKVELNGSYTYLPEKKELYKSLTIKKMFEVTQELSKHFNIEKAFNYLKEFNIEKDEKIANLSHGMTTLVYLSIILSEDVDIYFLDEPTWGLDPLMQKKVIESIRRLAFDGKTVFYTSHILSEVEKIADKVAIMSKGHIVEMGYLDEIKEKYVLCSTKEHIQGYLYKKTNDENIYLCKKEEAKGDIQPANFETIFEALVKGGDKI; this is encoded by the coding sequence ATGCTACTAAAAGTAGAAAATCTTAAAAAGTATTATAAATCAAAAAAAGCAGTAGATGGAATTTCTTTCAAAGTGGACAAGGGAGAAATTTTTGCACTTCTTGGCCCCAATGGTGCAGGAAAAACTACAACTCTAAAATGCATAATCGGTTTAAGAAAAAAAGACGATGGCAAAGTAGAACTAAACGGAAGTTATACATATCTTCCTGAAAAAAAAGAATTGTATAAATCTTTAACAATAAAAAAGATGTTTGAAGTAACTCAAGAATTGTCAAAACATTTTAACATTGAAAAGGCATTTAATTATTTAAAAGAATTCAATATTGAAAAAGATGAAAAAATAGCAAATCTTTCACATGGAATGACAACACTGGTATATCTTTCAATAATTCTTTCTGAAGACGTTGATATATACTTTTTAGATGAGCCAACATGGGGCCTTGATCCTTTAATGCAAAAAAAGGTAATTGAATCCATAAGAAGATTAGCTTTTGATGGAAAAACAGTATTTTACACAAGTCATATACTTTCTGAAGTAGAAAAAATTGCCGATAAAGTTGCAATCATGAGCAAAGGACATATAGTAGAAATGGGATATTTGGATGAAATAAAAGAAAAATACGTTCTCTGTTCAACAAAAGAACACATCCAAGGATATTTGTACAAAAAAACAAACGATGAAAATATTTATCTATGTAAAAAAGAAGAAGCAAAGGGCGATATTCAACCTGCAAATTTTGAAACTATCTTTGAAGCTCTTGTCAAAGGAGGAGATAAAATATGA
- a CDS encoding ABC transporter permease subunit, with the protein MKREWLQMKVRVISLFILFTILFFSLAPFQNFTINILNENSEAIKKFVGENFVEKLKNWDYYILSQWFGKNFGQFIPILAIIIAFPLFSREYENETITFLLSRQNRKTIFLQKTLLSIFVLLILITYFSYLPSIYSLITSKELSILTVSKFYIHSLIGSFFWFSIALVFTTYFTDQVKPILSSAVVLGLTTTLGLLKPLKFFNTYKYILGYSIFEKGKVDISYTIALTILSFICIYFSYLIFKEKEV; encoded by the coding sequence ATGAAAAGAGAATGGCTACAAATGAAAGTTAGAGTTATTAGCCTTTTTATTTTATTCACAATTCTTTTCTTTTCACTTGCACCATTTCAAAACTTTACAATAAACATATTAAATGAAAACTCAGAAGCTATTAAAAAATTCGTTGGAGAAAATTTTGTTGAAAAATTAAAAAACTGGGATTACTATATACTCTCTCAATGGTTTGGAAAAAACTTCGGCCAATTTATTCCAATACTAGCTATAATAATTGCGTTTCCACTTTTTTCAAGAGAATATGAAAATGAAACAATAACATTTTTATTATCAAGGCAAAATAGAAAAACTATCTTTCTTCAAAAAACTTTATTAAGTATTTTTGTACTCCTTATTTTAATTACCTACTTTTCTTACCTACCATCGATATATTCGTTGATAACCTCAAAAGAGTTATCAATTCTTACTGTTTCAAAATTTTATATCCACTCTCTCATTGGTTCATTCTTTTGGTTTTCAATAGCATTAGTATTCACAACATACTTTACCGACCAAGTAAAACCTATTCTTTCTTCTGCAGTAGTTTTAGGTTTAACAACCACACTAGGACTACTAAAACCACTTAAATTTTTTAATACATATAAATATATCCTCGGGTATTCAATCTTTGAAAAAGGAAAAGTTGATATTTCATATACAATTGCACTTACTATACTAAGTTTTATCTGTATCTACTTTTCATATCTAATCTTTAAAGAAAAGGAGGTTTAA
- the estD gene encoding esterase EstD: protein MKKVIFALLVVSITIFPIEYQLVAQSYFEGLISKNFEKCYELSSDILKKHLPIGKLKEIWEGIEQTYGPFSNIIKITPIEKSPYMIYIYTAKFQKGALNISITVNNQGKIDGLFFNIAQNLEYKAPNYVKNDNFTEKDIKVGDLPGKLTIPKNPTDVAVILIHGSGPNDMDETIGPNKIFKDIAYGLSSNNIAVLRYDKRTLHPELLKDPENITVKEEVIDDVERAVKLLKKEGYKKIYLLGHSLGAYLAPYIAYKNQDIYGLILLAPPARNIEEITLDQLEFLEKLYSGKNKEEIKKAKEEVIKLTNNKASKNEIILGAPASYWYDLRNYNPLKYIKQLKIPVLMLFGENDYQVTTKEFEIFKKELSEKKNIKIKMYSNLTHIFTPGEKSPYSYYIENQVSRKVIEDIVSFIEGRN, encoded by the coding sequence ATGAAAAAAGTTATTTTTGCATTACTTGTTGTTTCAATAACTATTTTTCCTATAGAATACCAATTAGTAGCCCAATCATATTTTGAAGGTTTAATTTCCAAAAATTTTGAAAAGTGCTATGAGCTTTCTTCAGATATCTTGAAAAAACATCTTCCAATTGGCAAATTAAAAGAAATATGGGAAGGTATTGAACAAACCTATGGTCCATTTTCAAATATTATTAAAATCACTCCTATTGAAAAAAGTCCATATATGATTTACATATACACAGCAAAATTTCAAAAAGGAGCACTAAATATCTCAATAACTGTAAATAACCAAGGTAAAATAGATGGCTTATTTTTTAACATTGCTCAAAACCTTGAGTACAAAGCACCAAACTATGTAAAAAATGATAACTTTACTGAAAAAGATATTAAAGTAGGAGATTTACCCGGGAAACTAACGATCCCAAAAAATCCAACTGATGTTGCAGTAATTCTAATACATGGATCAGGACCAAATGATATGGATGAAACAATTGGCCCAAATAAAATTTTTAAAGATATTGCATATGGACTTTCAAGCAATAATATAGCTGTATTAAGATACGATAAAAGAACTTTGCATCCTGAGCTTCTAAAAGATCCAGAGAATATAACTGTAAAAGAGGAAGTAATAGATGATGTAGAGCGTGCTGTTAAACTTTTAAAAAAAGAAGGATATAAAAAAATATATCTGTTAGGTCACAGCCTTGGAGCATATCTTGCTCCATACATAGCCTATAAAAATCAAGATATATATGGATTAATTCTTCTTGCACCTCCTGCAAGAAATATAGAAGAAATAACACTAGATCAATTAGAATTTCTTGAAAAACTTTACTCTGGAAAAAATAAAGAAGAAATTAAAAAAGCAAAAGAAGAGGTAATAAAACTAACAAATAACAAAGCAAGCAAAAATGAAATAATTCTTGGAGCACCAGCAAGTTATTGGTACGATCTTAGAAATTACAATCCTTTAAAATATATAAAACAATTAAAAATTCCAGTACTAATGCTTTTTGGAGAAAATGATTATCAAGTTACTACAAAAGAATTTGAAATTTTCAAAAAAGAACTTTCAGAAAAGAAAAATATTAAAATTAAGATGTATTCTAATCTGACACATATTTTTACTCCAGGTGAAAAATCTCCATATTCATATTATATTGAAAACCAAGTTAGTAGAAAGGTAATCGAGGATATCGTATCATTTATAGAAGGGAGGAATTAA
- a CDS encoding YbjQ family protein — protein MIITTTENIHGYEIVEILGIVMGNIVQSKHLGKDIAAAFKTLAGGEIKAYTEMMTEARNKAIERMIDEAEKIGADAVVNVRFSSSSVMSGAAEMLAYGTAVKIKKSNE, from the coding sequence ATGATAATAACTACAACAGAGAATATTCATGGTTATGAAATTGTTGAAATATTAGGAATTGTAATGGGAAATATAGTTCAATCAAAACACTTAGGAAAAGATATCGCTGCCGCATTTAAAACCCTCGCCGGTGGAGAAATTAAAGCATATACAGAAATGATGACAGAAGCTAGAAACAAAGCAATAGAAAGAATGATAGACGAAGCAGAAAAAATAGGAGCAGATGCAGTGGTAAATGTAAGATTTTCAAGTTCTTCAGTAATGAGTGGTGCCGCAGAAATGCTTGCTTACGGAACAGCTGTAAAGATTAAAAAGTCAAATGAATAA
- the dnaK gene encoding molecular chaperone DnaK, producing the protein MANKKEYVVGIDLGTTNSVIAWMKPDSSVEVIPNAEGARTTPSIVAFSKTGEILVGEPAKRQLILNSERTIKSIKRKMGTDYKVKIDDKDYTPQEISAFILKKLKRDAEEYLGGEVKKAVITCPAYFNDAQRQATKEAGIIAGFEVLRIINEPTAAALAYGLDKKGKEEKVLVYDLGGGTFDVSILEIGDGVIQVVATSGNNHLGGDDFDQRIIDWLAEEFKKQHGVDLREDKQALQRLRDAAEKAKIELSSKLETDISLPYITATAEGPLHLEMRLTRSMFESLTRDLVEMTRKPVEQALSDAKLKPEDIDEIILVGGMTRVPMVQKFIKEIFGKDPNRGVNPDEAVAVGAAIQAAILAGEEGAQGKDIVLVDVTPLTLGIEVKGGLFEPIIPRNSTIPIKKSKVFTTAEDGQTEVEVRVYQGERPIAADNILLGSFRLVGIPPAPRGVPQIEVTFDIDSDGIVHVSAKDLGTGKEQSMVVSGRHQLSEDDINKIIEDAKKFEEQDKRRKEEVELKNKADDLAYYIEKSLKEYGDKIPADEKDKLENLVKDLRDAINKNDIPRIKMLFDELDREKTKIGEYIYKQNQQGGNQQAENQ; encoded by the coding sequence ATGGCAAATAAAAAAGAATATGTCGTAGGTATAGACCTGGGTACAACAAATAGTGTTATTGCATGGATGAAACCAGATTCTTCAGTTGAAGTTATACCAAATGCTGAAGGTGCAAGAACAACTCCATCAATAGTTGCATTCAGTAAAACTGGTGAAATTCTTGTAGGTGAACCTGCAAAAAGGCAGCTCATATTAAATTCTGAAAGAACTATTAAATCAATAAAAAGAAAAATGGGAACCGATTATAAAGTAAAAATCGATGACAAAGACTATACCCCACAAGAAATTAGTGCATTTATACTAAAGAAGCTAAAAAGAGACGCAGAAGAATACTTGGGCGGAGAAGTTAAAAAAGCTGTCATTACCTGTCCTGCATACTTCAATGATGCTCAAAGACAGGCAACAAAAGAAGCTGGTATAATTGCAGGTTTTGAAGTCTTAAGAATTATAAACGAACCAACTGCAGCAGCTCTTGCATATGGCCTTGATAAAAAAGGAAAAGAAGAAAAAGTTCTTGTATACGACTTGGGTGGAGGTACATTTGACGTTTCAATACTTGAAATTGGTGATGGAGTCATTCAAGTAGTTGCAACTTCCGGTAATAACCATCTTGGTGGTGACGATTTTGACCAAAGAATAATCGATTGGTTAGCAGAAGAATTTAAAAAACAACACGGTGTCGATTTAAGAGAGGACAAGCAAGCTCTTCAAAGATTGAGAGATGCTGCTGAAAAAGCTAAAATTGAGCTTTCAAGCAAACTTGAAACTGATATAAGCTTGCCATACATTACAGCTACAGCAGAAGGTCCATTACATCTTGAAATGAGACTAACACGTTCAATGTTTGAATCCTTAACAAGGGATCTTGTTGAAATGACAAGAAAACCAGTTGAACAAGCTCTTTCAGATGCTAAATTAAAACCAGAAGATATCGATGAAATAATCCTAGTAGGTGGTATGACAAGAGTTCCAATGGTTCAAAAATTCATCAAAGAAATATTTGGTAAAGATCCTAACAGAGGAGTCAATCCAGACGAAGCAGTAGCAGTTGGTGCAGCAATTCAAGCAGCAATTCTTGCAGGAGAAGAAGGAGCACAAGGAAAAGATATCGTATTAGTTGATGTTACACCATTAACACTTGGCATAGAAGTAAAAGGTGGTTTGTTTGAACCAATTATCCCAAGAAATTCAACTATACCAATTAAAAAGAGTAAAGTCTTTACAACTGCAGAAGACGGTCAAACAGAAGTAGAAGTAAGAGTATACCAAGGCGAAAGACCAATTGCAGCAGATAACATTTTACTTGGAAGCTTTAGACTTGTAGGAATTCCACCTGCACCAAGGGGCGTTCCACAAATCGAAGTAACATTCGATATTGACAGCGATGGTATTGTTCACGTTTCTGCAAAAGACCTTGGTACTGGAAAAGAACAATCAATGGTTGTATCCGGTAGACATCAATTAAGCGAAGATGATATCAACAAGATCATTGAAGATGCTAAGAAATTTGAAGAACAAGACAAGAGAAGAAAAGAAGAAGTAGAGCTTAAGAACAAAGCAGATGACCTTGCATACTACATAGAAAAATCACTAAAAGAATATGGTGACAAAATACCAGCAGATGAAAAAGACAAACTCGAAAACCTTGTTAAAGACTTAAGGGATGCAATAAATAAAAACGATATACCAAGAATAAAAATGTTGTTTGATGAACTTGACAGAGAAAAGACAAAAATCGGAGAGTATATATACAAGCAAAATCAACAAGGCGGAAATCAACAGGCTGAAAATCAATAA
- a CDS encoding Hsp20/alpha crystallin family protein — translation MLARRNYFDPFVELQREIDRLFEDFVRPSRFDTTHFPKVDVYETDKEVVIEAELPGLKKDDVKITIEDNVLTIKGERKFNREDKGKNYKIIERAEGYFERSFGLPEYVDMEKIKAKFNDGVLTIELPKKETKDKKVIDIQVE, via the coding sequence ATGTTAGCAAGAAGAAATTACTTTGACCCATTTGTAGAACTTCAAAGAGAGATTGACAGATTATTTGAAGACTTTGTAAGACCATCAAGATTTGATACCACTCACTTCCCAAAAGTAGATGTTTATGAAACGGATAAAGAAGTTGTCATTGAAGCTGAACTTCCAGGTCTTAAAAAAGATGACGTTAAAATAACAATTGAAGATAACGTTCTTACAATAAAAGGAGAAAGAAAATTCAATCGCGAGGATAAAGGAAAGAACTACAAAATAATTGAAAGGGCAGAAGGATACTTCGAAAGGTCATTTGGACTTCCAGAATATGTTGACATGGAAAAAATTAAAGCAAAATTCAATGATGGGGTATTGACAATTGAACTTCCAAAGAAAGAAACAAAAGACAAAAAAGTTATTGATATACAAGTTGAATAA
- the fliE gene encoding flagellar hook-basal body complex protein FliE — translation MIDKINGVGNYGNLKPSSVKKQNTDFTKILNDALKSVNDQQKKAEQMADDFATGKISNIHEVIVEAEKASVSLRLTVEVRNKIVDAYKEIMRMQF, via the coding sequence ATGATAGATAAAATAAACGGTGTAGGAAATTATGGAAATCTAAAACCTTCAAGTGTAAAAAAACAGAATACGGATTTTACTAAAATACTTAATGATGCTCTAAAGAGCGTAAATGATCAGCAAAAAAAAGCAGAGCAGATGGCAGATGATTTCGCAACTGGAAAAATTAGTAATATCCACGAAGTTATTGTAGAAGCTGAAAAAGCATCAGTCTCATTGAGGCTTACAGTCGAGGTAAGAAATAAGATTGTTGACGCGTATAAGGAAATTATGAGGATGCAATTTTAA
- the flgC gene encoding flagellar basal body rod protein FlgC — MNEFNIMTISATGMSAQRLRIDVISNNLANSETTRTENGEPYRRKVPVFQELLRNINGRLENGGVVVKKIYEDKSPFRIVYDPTHPDADENGYVKLPNVNVVREMVDMINAQRAYEANVTAFNTTKAMINSALQIGR, encoded by the coding sequence ATGAATGAATTTAATATAATGACGATTTCTGCAACAGGAATGTCAGCTCAAAGGCTCAGAATAGATGTTATATCAAATAATCTAGCAAATTCAGAAACAACACGAACTGAAAATGGCGAGCCGTATAGAAGAAAGGTACCAGTATTCCAGGAACTTTTGAGAAATATTAATGGTAGATTGGAAAATGGTGGAGTAGTTGTGAAAAAAATTTACGAGGATAAATCTCCATTTAGGATAGTATACGATCCAACACATCCAGATGCTGATGAAAATGGTTATGTTAAACTTCCAAATGTAAATGTTGTAAGGGAAATGGTGGATATGATTAATGCTCAAAGAGCATACGAAGCAAACGTTACTGCATTTAACACTACAAAAGCTATGATAAATAGTGCTCTCCAAATTGGGAGGTGA
- the flgB gene encoding flagellar basal body rod protein FlgB has protein sequence MFNSNFSTLKAAMDVALKRQEIHSQNIANAETPNYKRKYIVFEELLNESKMKLSLKTTSGKHIERTPKVVNPIIKAQKNTSLTNDGNNVDIDIEMVEMVKNALRYQTLSRLMSANIDRYNTVIRNIR, from the coding sequence ATGTTCAATTCAAATTTTTCAACATTGAAAGCGGCAATGGATGTTGCACTTAAAAGGCAGGAAATACATTCACAGAATATCGCTAATGCTGAAACTCCAAATTACAAAAGAAAATATATTGTTTTTGAAGAATTGTTAAATGAATCAAAAATGAAGTTGAGTTTAAAAACGACTTCAGGAAAACATATAGAAAGAACTCCAAAGGTTGTAAATCCTATTATTAAGGCTCAAAAAAATACTTCATTAACTAACGATGGTAATAACGTAGATATTGATATTGAAATGGTAGAAATGGTAAAGAATGCGCTTAGATATCAAACTTTATCCAGGCTTATGAGCGCTAATATTGATAGATACAATACAGTTATTAGGAATATTAGGTAA
- a CDS encoding DMT family transporter → MKIVAIVNLLLVTLIWGLTFPIQKMVLVDISPFAYNAIRFWIATVLSFFVFGKGNKYGLILGVVLGISYAAQTWGLTLTTSSKSGFITAFYIVLIPIFSYFIEKEKPTKVQIFSFLIAMIGEYLLSGGIDSINFGDILTFFCAILYALHVVLVTEFSKKSPEKDLLTSQFLMVALLNSLFGLNQSWKIDVKIFSVALFTAIFATIYALIAQAKYQKVVGSNTSALIFVGEPVFATIFSIILLSERLDMLQIFGVVLTMFALILSIIPEKYFRNFFRHVEK, encoded by the coding sequence ATGAAGATAGTTGCTATCGTAAATCTGTTGTTAGTTACATTAATTTGGGGATTAACCTTTCCCATCCAAAAGATGGTTTTAGTTGATATTTCTCCTTTTGCTTACAATGCTATAAGATTTTGGATTGCAACAGTCCTATCTTTTTTTGTTTTTGGAAAAGGTAATAAATATGGTTTAATATTAGGTGTAGTACTTGGAATATCATACGCTGCTCAAACGTGGGGTCTTACACTAACAACATCTTCTAAAAGTGGTTTTATTACAGCTTTTTATATAGTATTAATTCCTATTTTTTCCTATTTTATTGAAAAAGAAAAGCCCACTAAGGTACAAATATTTTCATTTTTAATTGCTATGATAGGTGAGTATCTCCTTTCTGGAGGTATTGATAGTATAAATTTTGGGGATATTTTAACGTTTTTTTGTGCAATTCTTTACGCGTTACATGTTGTTTTGGTTACAGAATTTTCTAAAAAAAGCCCCGAAAAAGATTTGCTTACCTCTCAATTTTTAATGGTTGCACTATTAAATTCACTCTTTGGTTTGAATCAATCGTGGAAAATAGATGTTAAAATATTTAGTGTAGCTTTATTCACGGCGATTTTTGCTACGATTTATGCGTTAATAGCACAGGCAAAGTACCAAAAAGTGGTTGGAAGTAATACTTCTGCACTTATTTTTGTAGGCGAGCCTGTATTTGCAACTATTTTTTCAATTATTTTGCTTTCTGAAAGGCTTGATATGTTACAGATTTTTGGTGTGGTTTTAACAATGTTTGCTTTGATATTATCAATAATTCCCGAAAAATATTTTAGGAATTTTTTTAGACACGTAGAAAAATAA
- a CDS encoding metallophosphoesterase yields MIAVFSDIHGCFYEFHLLLDYINKKFGKFKIRYIFLGDYIDRGPSSKEVVDKIIEIGPKVCLLGNHEDMMIRYIKTGRSSWLSENNGGIYTLKSFSSIEKIKDYFFFFENLKFLHVETLFGKVRFLFSHANLPSNYPLDEAIRWKGDYSSFLMENEIPLSESNIWYRIAEPIEGYVLVHGHTPTYDGKISFLKINDKIVDINIDTGCVFGGHLTTLLIPENEQELKETSYNLIAINEKIDEEKISIFELGGDL; encoded by the coding sequence ATGATAGCTGTTTTTTCTGATATACACGGTTGTTTCTATGAATTTCATTTGTTATTGGATTATATTAATAAAAAATTTGGAAAATTTAAAATAAGGTATATATTTTTGGGAGACTATATTGATAGAGGTCCTAGTTCAAAAGAGGTTGTTGATAAAATTATTGAAATTGGGCCTAAAGTTTGTTTGCTGGGAAATCATGAGGATATGATGATTAGGTATATAAAAACAGGTAGATCTAGTTGGTTGTCTGAAAATAACGGAGGCATTTATACTTTAAAATCATTTTCGAGCATAGAAAAGATTAAAGATTACTTTTTCTTTTTTGAGAACCTAAAATTTTTACATGTTGAAACTTTATTTGGAAAGGTTAGATTCTTATTTTCCCATGCAAATTTACCTTCAAATTATCCCTTAGATGAGGCAATTAGATGGAAAGGTGACTATAGTTCGTTTTTAATGGAAAATGAAATTCCTCTTTCTGAAAGCAATATTTGGTATAGAATAGCTGAGCCAATTGAAGGTTATGTGCTGGTTCATGGGCATACACCAACATATGATGGCAAAATTTCTTTTTTAAAGATAAATGACAAAATAGTAGATATAAATATAGATACTGGTTGTGTTTTTGGTGGCCATTTAACTACTTTGCTTATTCCTGAAAACGAGCAGGAATTGAAAGAAACAAGTTATAATTTAATTGCCATTAATGAAAAAATTGATGAGGAAAAAATATCAATTTTTGAACTAGGAGGAGATTTATGA
- a CDS encoding ThiF family adenylyltransferase: MLVKFVGSIKYLLGKSSIEIDFKGENDLFKQISKKLNKEVLIKIDKENKKTFLIINDTQPIKLSVVILNNGENILRKSKIEDGELAIILPVGGGIMLDISRHKKLISGLNLKNIKILVAGAGGLGSTVLNNLVRLGFENIIIYDPKMIDPPDLNRQILYNQEDLYQNKAFTALKKLKKINPNCNIKAIDKALPSHFNEKVDIAFDCMDNIEGRLVLEKICKKLQIPMIHGAVQEFSGQVTVIVPGITKSLLDIYEGFDIQKTPEVFPPTVLVTASIQVSEAIKILKDDFKNALVNKILFFNLLYNDFEILQLN; this comes from the coding sequence ATGTTGGTAAAATTTGTCGGAAGCATAAAATATTTACTTGGTAAAAGTAGCATAGAAATTGATTTTAAAGGCGAAAATGATTTATTCAAGCAAATAAGTAAAAAGCTTAACAAAGAAGTTCTAATAAAAATAGACAAGGAAAATAAGAAAACTTTTTTGATAATAAATGACACACAACCGATAAAGTTATCTGTTGTAATACTGAATAATGGGGAAAATATATTGAGAAAAAGCAAAATAGAAGACGGCGAATTAGCAATTATATTACCGGTAGGTGGGGGGATAATGCTTGACATTTCAAGGCATAAAAAATTAATAAGCGGGTTAAATCTTAAAAATATAAAAATATTAGTGGCAGGGGCTGGAGGTTTAGGATCTACCGTCCTAAATAATCTTGTAAGATTAGGCTTTGAAAACATAATTATTTACGATCCTAAAATGATAGATCCTCCAGACCTAAACAGACAAATTCTTTATAACCAAGAAGATCTATATCAAAACAAAGCATTCACAGCATTGAAAAAACTTAAAAAAATAAACCCAAATTGCAATATTAAAGCAATAGATAAAGCTCTTCCTTCCCACTTTAATGAAAAAGTAGATATTGCTTTTGATTGTATGGACAATATTGAGGGCCGATTAGTTTTGGAAAAAATCTGCAAAAAACTACAAATACCAATGATACATGGAGCCGTCCAAGAATTTTCTGGACAGGTTACGGTAATAGTACCTGGAATTACAAAATCTCTTTTAGATATATACGAAGGATTTGACATTCAAAAAACTCCAGAGGTATTTCCTCCAACAGTTCTTGTAACTGCATCAATTCAAGTTTCTGAAGCTATCAAAATTCTTAAAGATGATTTTAAAAATGCATTGGTTAATAAAATTCTCTTTTTTAATCTGTTATATAACGACTTTGAAATTCTACAACTAAATTAA
- a CDS encoding YfbR-like 5'-deoxynucleotidase, with protein MGYGKLIFMLGNLFTIQRWNNKPAIVKFSEADNAYTTLLISFALRDYYKLDIEPSLKWRLNRILPKLVLSDVSLELKERIERLSPDVWEKVREKAFLELYNIVDQSSITNITSEEFDPIDKFSDISTSLFEAKVNGKVFDFNKPIKELEEKLQPYLKNFSEVSDIPKLIFSIALNMISMTRWNRMYRNIKSTVAGHSFVVTTIAYIISVQLGLSKDKKEEVIKKALLHDLPEAFTGDVITPTKKKTPELDSLVSLVEKQMFNEWVKENKSLSHLEKYEDFAAEPFSGDTGKIVRTADLFAALLECALEIFSGNKEKLFQSVFFDLKKTLKKFNEIDLGQWIDEIEEIVF; from the coding sequence TTGGGATATGGAAAACTAATCTTCATGCTTGGTAATTTATTTACAATTCAAAGGTGGAATAACAAACCTGCAATTGTTAAATTTTCCGAAGCTGATAATGCATACACTACCTTGCTAATATCATTTGCGTTAAGAGACTACTACAAATTAGATATTGAACCTTCTTTAAAATGGCGATTGAATAGAATACTTCCTAAGCTCGTACTCTCAGACGTTTCACTTGAATTAAAAGAAAGAATAGAAAGATTATCACCAGATGTCTGGGAAAAAGTGAGAGAAAAAGCTTTCTTAGAGCTATATAATATAGTTGACCAAAGCTCTATTACAAATATAACTTCAGAAGAATTTGACCCAATCGACAAATTTTCTGATATCTCAACAAGTCTTTTTGAAGCAAAGGTCAACGGAAAAGTTTTCGATTTTAACAAGCCAATAAAGGAACTTGAAGAAAAGCTCCAACCATATTTAAAAAATTTCTCTGAAGTTTCCGATATACCTAAATTAATATTTTCAATAGCCTTAAACATGATTTCAATGACAAGATGGAATAGAATGTACAGAAACATAAAGTCCACAGTTGCAGGTCATTCTTTTGTGGTTACAACAATTGCATATATTATCTCTGTACAACTTGGTCTTAGTAAAGATAAAAAAGAAGAGGTGATAAAAAAGGCACTTCTTCATGACCTTCCTGAAGCTTTTACAGGAGATGTAATAACTCCAACAAAAAAGAAAACCCCAGAACTTGATTCTCTTGTCTCTTTAGTTGAAAAACAAATGTTTAATGAATGGGTTAAAGAAAATAAATCACTTAGTCACTTAGAAAAATATGAAGATTTTGCAGCTGAACCATTTTCAGGAGATACTGGAAAAATAGTAAGGACAGCCGATCTTTTTGCTGCTTTACTTGAATGTGCTCTTGAAATTTTTTCTGGAAATAAGGAAAAATTATTCCAAAGTGTATTTTTCGACTTAAAAAAGACTTTGAAAAAATTTAATGAAATTGATCTCGGCCAATGGATTGACGAAATCGAAGAAATTGTTTTTTAG